The following DNA comes from Nymphalis io chromosome 12, ilAglIoxx1.1, whole genome shotgun sequence.
gtaattaactaatatttagGTACTTGATAGCAATTTCAagtgtaatgtaataaatattcgatACCGCTATCAAGATAACTTCATCTTCGTAAGCATTATAAGTATTCTACAATTCATTATCCATATCcaattgtgtatttatatataatagaaactttgttttatatttatagataaataaaatgtaaatgcgGTAAGAAATatgatagtatttttaaataggttgcaaatacatatacatactttttgaaatttattatttacggaaaataattaaaagtaatactaaaaaaatatattaaacacttaTTTAAATTGCATAACGCACTAATTTTCGACTTagtattaagattatatatcGTAACGGTATtcgaatgtatatttatctaattaatgttgtcttttaatttcttaattattgtattagcTACTCATCGATCTAAAAATGTAAGGTATGCTCTCAATTTTATCAAAGGAATTTGTGATATCTAGACAAAGGCAGTTTAACTAAAAGTGTGAACatcagtgctattctgtaagaactcaattCATTcctcatccgtgaaatgttgatagcctgtgatatactattttgatgcgtgtattcttgaaattttataattattaaggttATTGTCGCATATTAATTTctgacatttaattatttatcacattaaatcGTTTTCTGCGCTGAGTtccgagtttgttcttacacaatagctcaaattataatttatttggctAATTGaggatattatagtttatttatagaaaagttTATAACAACACTATaaggtacatttattttatctatcgaTGATGTCTATGtaaaaatttatgaattttttttctcaatataatttgtaatgtattttctttaattttaattagtgcgtcgtttttcaatgaaattagtagTATACCGCTATCACCGAAAcatcgaatttatttaatttcaactattcagtttaaaaaactaatgtttttaattaaataaatagataacctGAATAATTTTTACTTGTGTCATAAGATCATAGTATTTTTGGCCAATATTCCACTTTAAGTTTGACACAATTTTTGCATGAACATTTCCtgcgtttaaaaaaatagcgataagcatataaatattttttactcatGAGTTAAGCAGGAGAATTTGAAAATGTAAgcttaaaactattttgtattcTAATGATATGACTACGATCGTAAATTCGATGTTGGCTTCGCGCCTATGCAAATAGCGTAcagtagatatttaaaaaagtaatactaCGGCGCACTTTTTATACGAATTTTGATCTAAAGATGAAAGTTTTGTAAGTGAAAGCGatatttttaacactttttAGGCTTTTAAAGTCTTAACAACGTTCTTATCTCATAcacaagttaaatattattttctacggGGCAGTATAAACCGCATTCGTTTACTATTATTAGTTAGGTACTCTTTTTCGCGCATTTTATAACCGTTTTCAATgaaatctttaataaaacaaaatttccttataactataaacatttataaacgaCTACAGTGTAGAAAATGGATTGATCACAACACATCGGTCAGTACTTAGGTAGGTAGGTAAAGGGTTTGTTTATAAGATATAGAATCCAATgaacttttgtaaatattgttttataaaattaaggaaAATTGAGAAAAATACTTCAAGAATTTGTACGTTATTGAAGTTTCatagaaatttgaaattttattcgaAAACATTACGTAATTTCAATATACAttgtaagataaaattatttaaaaaatatagtggaTACATCAGAAATAGGTCTATTACAGTAGGTACACAAGATTAGCTCTAAAAGTTAGATAAtttctacatttattatttatacatttaatctATTACATTTAACTACTTATTTAATAGATGAATACATTTAAGTTCGCTTTATCTACATATCTATAACCTATGTAAAcatgtctttaattttttttttatttagtaatacttCTAGAAcgatatacttaaatatagtaattgtctgcatattattaaaaaaaccaataTATCGTTGAATAgttgagaatatttttatatgtaacagtacaaaattaatttaagaagttttattttatagatgacATTACTGTAGTGTAAGTGGAAGTAATAacggatatataaatatattataaatatattcaggtTACCTGTGGTTACctttaaatgtttcatttaatttctgTGGCTGATCCACATAAGCAATGTGCCCCAAAATGTTGGTAGGGGATTTATTATCACAATAGAGACAAGGATATTACTCGCGTACAAACACAAATTCATTGTAGTGATTCCAGCGGTTCTCCTCGGAATCAACACCAGGTTTGAGTTCCGCCGCGCCACCAGCCGTTCCACTTCCGCAGCTGGCTGTCAGCTTAAATCCTTGCTCTTGCAACATGTCGAAAGCTTGCTCAATGAACGAATGTTTAAGGAAGAATCGTGATGTGTATCTATCCGCCAGCCCATGGTCCGGATCACGGGACTCGTTTAGTGTCTCACCGAACACATCCCGGCATAGTGTTACTTTTCCACATACCAGAATACGCGACAGCTTGCGGAATTTGACGTCGGCAAGGCCATCACGGCCGAAGGCAAAGCTACCACGGTAGCCAACGGTGATGCAGCCACGTTCGCGGTGCGGTGGTCGGGGATCGGCTTCCCGTACTGCATGTTCCAGACCCACTAACCTATAATGTTTAGCTTCGCGCGCCAGGCGCTTATGTTCGCGAAAGCACTCCGGCAAGACGAGGCCTCCGTCTCGGAGGTAGTCGAGTACGTAGCGGAAGAGGACACCGTCGCGATCAAAGAAAATGCGACCGCGTGCGTCGCGGGGATGATCCGGATCGCGTAGCGCGGCAGCCGGTAGCGAGTCCGGCTCGCGCAACAGCGTGTCGCGTGTAGTGGCATAGTGCACGCCGCCTACGTTCAGCTCGAGGACTTCAGGCGGGGCGTCCGCCATGGCTGGAAGCTGAGGGCGCAGTGCCGCGCGACTGCGCGCCCCTCCTGACCCACTTTTCGTGCGTCCTCCGCCCGCGCCCGCTCCCATCAATAACACACGCCCGGGTTACTGACTTGGACGTAATCATTTCCTACCCCTTCAAGTTGGACTCTTCTAAAAAGCTTTCAAGGTCTTAGGCCATTGTCAACCAACAGATGGTTTATTATTACTTAGAAAGTTAGTACATACGCGCTACTTAATTAGTTCGCGACGATTGAATAATTATCATGtagtgttttttatataaacaaaaaaacgatACATCAAACATAACATCTAAGATATTACTAAAATAGTAATATCTTGAATATAGtgttatataactttaatatgaACTTTTGAGTAGCATAGTCTTCtctaatttatgtttgtaatgaattttttatatttgtaattaaacgtttattttaaatttgcatttaaacGTCAGCGGAGAGTTAAAGCAGATTTTTCCGGTTTCGTgtgtttgttttgaaataagttCTCTGAATCTATTACCATTAACTGAAATTCATTggttattatagtttaaaagtTTTCTCTTCGAAATTGCACTTAGTAGTTTAACATCTGGATTGTTTGTTAGTGGTAATGTAAGTTGTTGGAACTGtagttatgaaataaatttatttttcgaacTACTCGTGTTAATCCACTTAAGATTTTTGCAAACTACGGAAATTACAAAATTGtgacagattttttttctaGACTATAGAGACAAATTCGATTTTTGAATTGTTTACAAATAGCAAATTACTTATAAcaagtaaattttaacaaattctaCTCAACAGCCACGTTTCTTTTTAAGGCTTAacgtaaatgaattattttattgccaaattaatgtataaaagatTTCACATAACACGTAGGTATGTATGGTAGGTACACGCAAtagatacttatttaaataatagtagaTAGGAAATCACTTCACAATGAAGAGAAACATATAGAAGATTTTGCATTACTAAatgatagttatattatataattacactatTTCTTAAAGGTATTTTTACATTGATTTTATGTAAGTACCTGCTAATAACAATATTCGTTATCGTTGTGTACCTACGAACTGACTCCAAAAAAGGGGatggtttaaaataatttttttatataattggtaGGTGTACTAGCAAATGGGCTATCTGTTCTTAAATCGTCACCACCGTCCTtggacattgacactgtaaaaaTGTTCCTTGAATACGTCAATACCTCAACGACCTTgttgtctgtagttacacttgcttactcacccttctaaccgaaacacaacattactaagtattgctgtttggcagtagaatatatgtaaatattattaatgacttGTCCTAACTGATTCAAACCACAGgggttagaaacttgaaattttgacagttaatgtattttataataaaaacacgcACTAAGAAACGATTTTTCGAAATTCCACCCGTAAAGGGATCATCCGTCATTTTCAATCTATCTATCCCCAAGATGGTGAAATGATTAAAGCATCTGagcaaaaataaatgcatacatattttgacatttttggAAATTCAACCCCAAATGGGAGAAATGGGGTGaaaacattagtataaaaaaatggtcTGATCTGCTTGAAATTTACTGTTTGTGTTTGTTAAATGAATTGATAAGCatgtattttgaaaatttcacCTAAACGGGtgggtttatttttatttttgttgtgaaGTGTTAGAATGTTCATTTGGGCATATTTGATAAAAACTTCATATACTTCACATACTTTTGACTCACATAAACAGTTTTATATTGGTTGCTCCGGAGTAAGGGCTGCGAGTAACTTAACTTTTAATCATCAAAATCGGGccagtctatcaaaagttacaaaaaattataagatcaagtacgtatttttgttgttatatgttGCGGCCATGATTAGTTATgagataatattttagtttttattaatagataaataactgtttttattgtaaattttttaataataatttaacatatcatccatcaaataataattgtaagttCATTTTCATAACTTTATTTACATGGGGCTAATCTGTTAGGTgttgtgtaataaaaaacagtGGGTAGCAGCGGCTTAAAATCTGGCGCCTCAGTAAAAATCATGGCTTGTTAAATCAGCACAGTTTTGGATTCATCCAACATTATTGAGATTACATCTTGATTTTGcttctattatattctatatttgcTACAACCGATAAGTACTAGTCTTCCAAacgaaaagttttataaataagaattattaataatattaagtgacCAAATcagcataatatatattattctgatactggtggtagggctttgtgcaagctcgtctgggtaggtaccacccactcatcagatattctaccgcaaaacagcaatacttgatattgttgtgttccggtttgaagagtgagtgagccagtgtaattacaggcacaagggacataaaatcttagttcccaaggttggtggcgcattggctataagcgatggttgacatttcttacaataccaatgtctaagggcgtttggtgaccacttaccatcaggtggcccatatgctcgtccaccttcctattctataaaaaaaaaaaaaaattcaagttgGGGTAATTAGAGTTAaggtattttcttataatattgtattgattaggtattattttttacagaaaGAGAATGATTGGCGCCATGTTGTGATGGAACTGTGATATCGAAATATTTACCTCACAACAGCACTTTATGTCGTTGCCTTTATGAATTTTGAGCATCGTGCTATTCCGCTAGCACTCCGTAATGGACAGTGCGTCAGAATTTTTACATGTTGATTACATACGGAACGCGAGCCTTTTATTACGGCCTTGGGAAATAAAGTTGCGTTTCAAATTTCTCTCAGTAGGTTAGAGAGTGGATGATATAAAAACCTTTCTTTTTCCATGCAAATgtggaaataaaacatttttttcttttaacattttatattcatagaGGAATACTGAAAAGTAAGCACGTAAAAGGTAAAATTAATATCACATGGGGACTTTTAAAGTCGTAACAAACTTGCTAAGcgactaaataaaaacaatatgtttaagaTCTAATTGTCTCGTCGAATGTCAAAATTGCTGAAGGTATATTCAGAAATGTCTTTGTCGTTTTTAAACTCGGCTTTGTCGATCTGGCTACTTGGACTGCCAGTATTTTTCAGCCAGTTTCTCCTGTAAAAAAGGAACTTTATAAAGTCGATGTTGTAATTAAACTACTATAGTCTAGTCACTGGGTAGGTTCTAAATTACAAAAGGTCAACGTGAGTTCAAATTTGGCAGATTAGTACAGTTTAGTGTTCTTATTAATATTCCGAATTTGAGACCTTGAGCGATTTTAAAGACATGTGTTCACACAGTCACACTTATGTTATTACGAAGAATAATATCATTTTCAACTTTTGATTAACATATTACGTAATTAGAAAAAGAAACGATGTTGTTGGGTCAGTAATATTAATTGCAATGAAAACATTTCAACATGcttttccaaaaataaaaagGCGAGTATTCCTTCCAAAGATCTTTTAGTCAGCCTTGAGAGTTAAAGCTTAATGTCGGTCATTAAGGCGTTTTCATAATGAAAGAAGGCGAGGGTggcgaataaaattattttctattttatatgagAGACTTGATAGAGATTTGCTATTTTTCGAATTTCGATCTCATTTGTCATAACATATTgacatatattgtatataacatattaaaaggtaaataaagGTTAAAaggatttcattataaaatattaagataaaccAGCTAAAATGTAGCTTTCATGTTTGTTTGAAAAGTATATGTATGctcatagtatttattatttctgcaTGCTAAGTCATGCATAAGaaagtaataatgtcctccagaccgatatcTGCCACGgcaaccaatctcaagagagattagccaactacgcaggagatattatagtccataagtgtgtgcgcaaacagaggtgcactctctctttcctcactctcataatccgatgggacggcaatccgacacgaacgaaAGAAGTTCAGGCGAAGGACaaatggctttacgtgtttccgagacacgggagtgtacacacttctaactcccagaccccgggctgctactgagaattttccgacagaaaaacccaataactttttattggcctgacctgggaattgaacccaggaccgtcgggtctgcggctttacatcaagccactagaccaacgaggcagtcactaagaaagtacttatattttaaacaaataaatatacagaaaCCATCGTGTAATTTGAGTTTTTGATATAGTTATTAGAAACAGAAGACGTAACAAAGgcatattataaatcataagTATTAGTAAAAGTGCCTAAACAGAATGGTATTTCGTAGTTGAAAATCTATTGTATAATGCCAAAATTAGAATTGAAACGAGATCTTGTCTTAATCTTTGTActactatataataaacattcagCCGTGGAATGGTGCCAGCTTATAACGAAGATATAGAGTCAAAGTATATAAATGCTATATTTTCATCACGTAAAGTTATTTACTtgctcttattttttttaactagaaATAAAGATAGATTTTGTTTACTAACAGttactactttatataaaagcaaCACAGGAACAAGATAGATGATGAAGATGTTAGGTATAGAAATGTTCTTTCTTGGGTTCAAGCTTGTTGTATACCACATTGTGTGAATGCGTAACAGACTTAcagatatatatagatatatatagacttacatatatattactttcgcatttgtaatattagtttatatttttttcttttaataaatacattttagaacttaaaatttttttaaagatatattaatagacaataataaataaagaaaaaaatagccACGATGATTCAAGAGAGActcatcaatttttattttacattctcATTTCTATAAACGCATCTAATTTGATTGTAATTAATCGTGACCAGGTATTTTTTTGCGAAAATGGTTTcgagtttttataattcattcaaatTATGAGATAACAGGAAAACACTCacgaaatatacattttttttttatagaaaaggaaggcggatgagcatatgggccacctgatggtaagtagtcaccaacgcccatagacattggcattgtaagaaatgttaataatatatatacacaaataaatcaTTCTATACAAACAGTACCACACTCTCGGGAgttcaaaatatattgatttgaataaataaatctccGACCGATTACAATAACATCTAAATGTGacaccaaaataaaaaaaaagtactttatGTAGCAACGAGTTTACAAgtcttactatatatatattatattactattaataggccagcgtttgaccgttgacttgcctgatgttaagcatcgacgcggtttaagatgtagcacgcttgcctataagaaacctgtttactctggatttgaagacaccaacattgtacctatcaggaaatacggactcaggcaaagtattccaaagtttcgcagtgcgaatgatgaatgtagactcaaagcgcttcgtacgtaggctgggaatttccactgtgtacctatggcgctttggtcgcgtttgcctggccgttcgatagtaaaaaggggctggaggaatcagtttgtgtaattcctgagcacattctccgaaatgtatcctaaagaagactgagagtgatgcaaccacacgtcgatgttcaagactttggagcctagactcgaccaatgcgtTATCtcctatatacaaaaataatactgaTAAAATTGTCTGATTTATAGTATCATATGCTTTGTCATTGCGAATTttctattaagaaaataaatatttacagtttgaaaataaaaaaatatattattttactcttcCGTCCATatccataacagcctgtgaatgtcccactgctgggctaaaggcctcctctccactttttttttttttgatgagttggtttggagcttattccaccacgctgctccaatgcgggttggtggaatatacatgtggcagaatttcagtgaaattagacacatgcacgtttcctcacgatgtttttctttaccgtagagcacgagatgaattataatcacaaattaacttTACTCTTAAATCATATCAATTTAAAGGCAAAGTTGTTATTACCTCTTTGGATTGGAATAGACATTAAGTTGTTCATACCAAATTCAACAGTAAAATTTGCGACAAAATGATCAGTTAAAGGATAGAAAAAggtgtaaacaatattttataaaacctaGATTTTTAAGTATTAACTTCCATTACAATCTTTTGAGCATTTTTTGCTTTTTCTTGTTTCTGATTTGGtcatgaaaagaaaaaaactgCCTGTATAAAACACATGTGTTTTAGGTATGGTTAAAAAGAGTAATTTGGTTCAAGTATAATTTTGGCTTCACAgctcacaaaaatataaattattaaaataaatttagaaaagtTATcaagctttacttataaacatcgCTAAGCGGCTGTTAAGTTCAACACTAGTTTCGCTCTTTCTCATATTATAGATTTCACATTTAAAAGAAgatacagcattgtttaacaaaaGAGCATTGTGTaaatggaaaaatatatatgttgtataaaatatgttgaataatacaacaaaatagtaagaaaaaatgtataatatttagagATTtggaaatttgatataaaattaaaaaaaaaaaacttacatttctTCTAACTTATCAGAGGGTCCTTGTATTTGACCTTCTACAGTTCCACGCGACGTATTTCTGCACCAACCCTTAAGTTGTAATTTATCTGCTTGTTGCTTTGTGTACTaggagtaaattaaaaaatatattaatataaggaaaaaaaacaGTAACTATTATGATTacctattataattttcaaacatttttgtTCTTCAACctcattcataaaatattatttcataaaatattattaattaatcaaaggtTACCTTCCGGAAAAATACTCCCTGGACTCGTCCAAAAACTTCAAAATCTACATTTCTTAGTGCCATAGCAACTGTGGCTGTACTACAATGAGCTTTAAAAGAGCTTATTATTGTggtaaatagtaataaacggaacatttaatgttatatgtcGATATTTGAACAAACGAAAAACCAATTTTGTATTATGAGATTGTCCGTTGTCAATTGTCACAAATGACAAGTTACACTGACATTTGAATGAGTATTTTCCATTAATTTAAGATTcagaaattattttctattacatatatacatcattttgaaattatttaacacaaaaacTCATATttgatctaaatatttttttgataggcatttaataaaatatatcgcgTTAAAGTAAATTGTCTTCGTAAATGCTTTTGCTCATATATTCaacaatattgaaaattaacaCAAAAGATTCAAACTGACGTTGTCAATTTGTTTTTGAAGATCTCTCATCTCGTGGTGCGAAACAGTTTCAGAaattaaatacctacttatagttattaagacaataataaaaacttgataatcgttgttattatatatttcttttttcaatcATTATGGCTTTATTTTGCTGCACCAGGTAtgtttactaatttattattatgtaacaaaattatactTTGTATTTGTAGTTTGTAATAAGAGTAATTTAATTTCAGGTTAGCAAGTAGCTCAATGTTAGGCAATTTAGCAAAGTTTCGCACCCCTTTAGGCATGTCATACGCTCAGGCTGCGTCAATacctaaaataacttttaagaaATTCGAACCACCGAAGGAAGAACATTACGATATACGAAACGAACGTATGAACAGACCGTTATCTCCTCATCTTACCATCTATAAGTTTCAATTGACTAGTATTTTGTCAATTACTCATAGAGCTGCAGGTAAGATTTTTAAAATCCTAAGCAACATTTCAGTTTGAACATTcactaagtttatttttaacaatttcatcAAAAGGCATAGTGTATAATTGCATTTGTCAAACAGAAAGATAACAAAGctaatgttttgtattattaaaatacatatgtatagtaAGTGATAGTGTTATTAAGTACGGCATATTTGTAAAGTACTAAGGTATAATCCAATGTAatctttatatgaataattagtatatattcataatatgatatgatatatatatgatatcatCGCCCGTTATACTAAAATTTTGTTCTAGGTATGATTCTTACTGGATATGCAACTGCTTTGGGTATGGGAGCTCTTATGCTACCGAATGATATATCACATTATATTACAATGATTGAAGGCCTTAACTTATCACCTGCCACTATTTTTCTTGCAAAAGTAGTCATCGCTGCTCCATTTGGATATCATTTTGCAAATGGAATTAGACATCTTTACTGGGATACTGCTAAAGGATTGACAATTAAGGAAGTTTATGCTACTGGATACTCAATGTTAGCAGGAACAATTGCCATTACTCTATTCCTCGCtgcgttataaataaatgattaaatagtaaaaatagttgttgaataatttggtattatttatttgttctcaTAAGTtatgcaataaattttaatcagttAAATTTATCAgatctgttttattatattatatcatcataCATTTTTACAGTCTTTTTTCCTTGCAAATAAAgtcttatttatctatttttatgcaACTCCGCAAGTATTTATCACGTCATGGATACTTTTGAATTTTTCAAAGTCAATTTTCTCCGTTGTAGCCAATCCCCTGGCAGCATtctaaaatatacaacatataattagttgtttgattgttttaaaaaactgAATTTGTCAGTAAGGCatattttcagtttatttgcattacttacattaaaaataacattgttaTTCTTGAGAAATTCTCCATAAATGTTGAACAAATCAGTCCTAGTGTCGAGTAACTGCGCCAAGCTCAATGGCGTATGAGCTATAGAGACATCAGATAGGAACTCTTTAGCAGACAGCCATGTCCTTGATGGAGCCAAAGCAATATTACAAGTAGCAAAGTTGGCAAGGTTATCTCTTCCACCATTATCTCGGTTAAGGCAAAGTAATTCATACTGAGCAGAGTCAAAGTTTGATAGGTCGGCACCTGaaaatattaaacgaaattTAAACCATTTCATAATCAATGTCGGATTTCAATCAGTTGAAtgctaactttaattttatacatccCACCCCTGATACTGAGTTTCTGTTTTAGTTAAGCTGtacattatattcaataaaaaaaaattgatatattttttctatttcaattCAAGCCAAGTGGGTATTTCcatatagatattaaaaaaaattggaattatacata
Coding sequences within:
- the LOC126772420 gene encoding succinate dehydrogenase cytochrome b560 subunit, mitochondrial-like; the protein is MALFCCTRLASSSMLGNLAKFRTPLGMSYAQAASIPKITFKKFEPPKEEHYDIRNERMNRPLSPHLTIYKFQLTSILSITHRAAGMILTGYATALGMGALMLPNDISHYITMIEGLNLSPATIFLAKVVIAAPFGYHFANGIRHLYWDTAKGLTIKEVYATGYSMLAGTIAITLFLAAL
- the LOC126772438 gene encoding acylphosphatase-2-like, which gives rise to MFRLLLFTTIISSFKAHCSTATVAMALRNVDFEVFGRVQGVFFRKYTKQQADKLQLKGWCRNTSRGTVEGQIQGPSDKLEEMRNWLKNTGSPSSQIDKAEFKNDKDISEYTFSNFDIRRDN
- the LOC126772565 gene encoding LOW QUALITY PROTEIN: BTB/POZ domain-containing protein KCTD12 (The sequence of the model RefSeq protein was modified relative to this genomic sequence to represent the inferred CDS: inserted 2 bases in 1 codon) codes for the protein MITSKSVTRACVIDGSGRGRRTHEKWVRRGAXSRAALRPQLPAMADAPPEVLELNVGGVHYATTRDTLLREPDSLPAAALRDPDHPRDARGRIFFDRDGVLFRYVLDYLRDGGLVLPECFREHKRLAREAKHYRLVGLEHAVREADPRPPHRERGCITVGYRGSFAFGRDGLADVKFRKLSRILVCGKVTLCRDVFGETLNESRDPDHGLADRYTSRFFLKHSFIEQAFDMLQEQGFKLTASCGSGTAGGAAELKPGVDSEENRWNHYNEFVFVRE